A genomic window from Caldicellulosiruptor kronotskyensis 2002 includes:
- the cas10 gene encoding type III-B CRISPR-associated protein Cas10/Cmr2, with protein sequence MSIWKLKLKAFLHDPINKQWVLNFDKNDLSTKTKLKIDNFECPKNRNHKEAIHEIVAEKFLNYILPGECTKELLPIIKIADRISYPMNEVLSEKLKSKTEKIRDHKDICFRDIYIEKLEENVICKDFENKHQELEEFFKLLGNFCSVVTCNDEEKAKTAFLILWQYVPDLFKWVNIHPADSRIPSHSIYNHLVQTSAITTAIIDVDKVSSEKLVGSIPAFLLFTIGPVQSFISTARKTQDLWAGSYILSYLTYKCLEPLIDKLGPDVVIYPNLRGQPLIERWIYKTFSYAKDENNHVEKFIKFIKEKCCNLENEDNEKLLIANIPNRFLAIIPYSKKTIVKECNSALENVLKNFAMEIVNIIKEQYLEGEEINPSLQNEIESQLISYFQIYYAILPWTTNECNLQNSGTIPGGLNCKSVFYEHKILFKESEIRNLIEEIIRVNQGLKSGEEIDPSNAGIGRAYPLLLDLLEKLLGARKSIRDIQFIPYYNREKCHLCGENEIVFLAKDEEKNKLYWHKLREKSPGLLRQNERLCGVCLFKRLFPKLLEKEFGFQILSFPSTSEIASIPVKVELLKSNQKFIEEFVEKYNKFKKSIEASGKKLSLSETVPALKKFSGDKYQYFCSIDGQWLMEESYSKEYLKNEFGIENIDESILENIRSFLKSANLNFSRYFAILQMDGDHMGKWIRGFGKTEKDEIKFPTISETIHPKVYDELLKNSNETEKEKLKSLCDKTHPVTPTYHQMLSSRLCNFALHDVRRIVEEKYFGKLIYAGGDDVLALLPVNTVLNCAYELQEQYKKTVNSRATMSAGIVIAHHKYPLSLALKAVRSAEKKAKNKLGRNAFCVQLITHSGEIRECGSKWNFVEFINKIAFDLQNGSIPKVFCNQIVEAMNQLLDIEQEYVLKQVVNVLELEIKRLWTRKKKYENSVLNIEDIIYYFREYVTENGNTFDNCKTFKTQNILMFGYLFPLAKFLTGKSDLNL encoded by the coding sequence GTGAGTATATGGAAATTAAAGTTGAAAGCTTTTTTACATGACCCCATTAATAAACAGTGGGTGCTTAACTTTGATAAAAATGATTTAAGCACTAAAACCAAGCTCAAGATAGATAATTTTGAGTGTCCAAAAAACAGAAATCACAAAGAAGCAATTCACGAAATAGTAGCAGAAAAATTTCTCAATTACATTCTTCCTGGAGAATGTACAAAGGAATTATTACCAATCATTAAAATTGCAGACAGAATTTCTTACCCGATGAATGAAGTATTAAGTGAAAAACTTAAAAGTAAAACAGAAAAAATTAGAGACCATAAAGATATTTGTTTTCGAGATATTTATATAGAAAAGCTTGAAGAAAATGTGATTTGTAAAGATTTTGAAAATAAGCATCAAGAACTTGAAGAATTTTTCAAATTATTGGGAAATTTTTGCTCTGTAGTAACTTGTAATGATGAGGAAAAAGCAAAAACAGCCTTTTTAATACTCTGGCAGTATGTTCCCGATTTATTCAAATGGGTAAATATCCATCCAGCAGACAGTAGAATACCTTCTCATTCAATTTACAACCACTTAGTTCAAACAAGTGCAATCACCACAGCCATTATAGATGTTGATAAAGTTTCCTCAGAGAAATTAGTGGGTAGTATCCCAGCATTTTTACTTTTCACTATTGGTCCTGTTCAAAGCTTTATTTCAACAGCACGTAAAACTCAAGATTTATGGGCAGGAAGTTACATTCTTTCTTACCTTACATATAAGTGCTTAGAGCCTCTGATAGATAAGCTGGGACCTGATGTTGTAATTTATCCTAATTTGAGAGGGCAACCTTTAATTGAAAGGTGGATTTATAAAACTTTTTCCTATGCAAAAGATGAAAATAACCATGTTGAAAAGTTTATTAAGTTTATTAAAGAAAAATGTTGCAATTTAGAAAACGAAGACAACGAGAAATTGTTAATTGCAAATATTCCGAATCGATTTTTAGCAATTATACCCTATAGCAAAAAAACAATAGTTAAGGAATGCAATAGCGCTCTTGAAAATGTACTTAAAAATTTTGCCATGGAAATTGTGAATATTATTAAAGAACAATATTTAGAAGGAGAAGAAATAAATCCTTCTCTTCAAAATGAAATAGAATCTCAATTAATATCATACTTCCAAATTTACTATGCAATATTACCCTGGACTACCAATGAATGTAATTTGCAAAATAGTGGCACGATTCCTGGTGGACTAAACTGCAAAAGTGTATTTTATGAACATAAAATTTTATTTAAAGAAAGCGAAATTCGAAATTTAATAGAAGAAATAATTAGAGTAAACCAAGGTCTTAAAAGTGGGGAAGAGATTGATCCATCTAATGCTGGCATAGGTAGGGCTTATCCATTATTACTTGATCTTTTAGAAAAACTTTTAGGAGCAAGAAAAAGTATTCGAGACATTCAATTTATACCCTATTATAATAGAGAAAAATGTCATTTGTGTGGTGAAAATGAAATAGTCTTTTTAGCTAAGGATGAAGAAAAAAATAAACTATACTGGCACAAACTAAGAGAAAAAAGCCCTGGTCTTTTGAGACAAAACGAAAGGCTTTGTGGGGTATGTTTATTTAAAAGACTTTTCCCAAAACTGCTTGAGAAAGAATTTGGCTTTCAAATTTTGTCATTTCCATCTACTTCAGAAATTGCTTCTATACCAGTCAAGGTAGAGCTGTTAAAAAGTAATCAAAAATTTATTGAAGAATTTGTAGAGAAATATAACAAATTTAAAAAGTCAATTGAAGCAAGTGGCAAAAAACTTTCTTTATCTGAAACAGTACCTGCCTTGAAAAAATTTTCTGGTGATAAATATCAATACTTTTGTTCCATTGACGGTCAGTGGCTTATGGAAGAAAGTTACTCAAAAGAGTATCTTAAGAATGAATTTGGAATTGAAAATATCGATGAAAGCATTCTTGAGAATATAAGAAGTTTTTTGAAAAGTGCAAACTTAAATTTCTCAAGATACTTTGCAATTTTGCAAATGGATGGCGACCATATGGGCAAATGGATTAGAGGATTTGGAAAAACTGAAAAAGATGAAATTAAATTCCCCACAATTAGTGAAACTATTCACCCTAAGGTATATGATGAATTGTTGAAAAATTCAAACGAGACTGAAAAAGAGAAGCTCAAAAGCCTCTGTGATAAAACACATCCTGTTACACCTACATACCATCAAATGTTAAGCAGTAGATTGTGTAATTTTGCTCTGCATGACGTCAGAAGAATTGTTGAAGAAAAATATTTTGGAAAATTGATATATGCGGGTGGCGATGACGTTTTAGCCTTGCTTCCTGTAAACACTGTTTTAAATTGTGCATATGAGCTTCAAGAACAATACAAAAAAACAGTAAACTCTCGGGCTACAATGAGTGCAGGAATTGTTATAGCTCATCATAAATATCCTTTATCTCTTGCTTTAAAAGCAGTAAGAAGTGCAGAAAAAAAGGCAAAAAATAAACTTGGCAGAAATGCTTTTTGTGTTCAGCTTATAACCCACTCTGGCGAAATCAGAGAATGTGGCAGCAAGTGGAATTTTGTTGAATTTATAAATAAAATTGCATTTGACCTTCAAAATGGTTCAATCCCAAAAGTATTTTGCAACCAAATTGTTGAGGCTATGAATCAACTATTAGATATTGAACAGGAATATGTTTTAAAACAAGTGGTAAATGTTTTAGAATTGGAAATAAAAAGGTTGTGGACAAGAAAGAAAAAATATGAAAACTCTGTCTTAAATATAGAAGATATAATATATTATTTTAGAGAATATGTAACTGAAAATGGCAATACTTTTGATAATTGTAAGACGTTTAAAACACAAAATATCTTAATGTTTGGCTATCTTTTCCCTTTAGCAAAATTTCTGACTGGCAAAAGTGATCTTAATTTATAA
- a CDS encoding SPFH domain-containing protein translates to MIEILIMLGILLVAVYLLLKLIGLRVIPNDKVGIVEKWWSFKGSLDEQIIALHGEAGFQPEVLRGGIHFRTPLMYKVHIVPLVTIPQGQIGYVFARDGKPLEPTQTLGRVVPECNNFQDVRAFLENGGQRGPQRAILREGTYAFNLAQFIVITEDKIYYLPMGNKEEKEMIEKMVQTLKSRNAFRPIVITEDKVGIVTVHDGPSLPSGDIVAPTVGDDPSDPETYHNNFQDPEKFLKAGGFRGRQLQVLVEGTYFINRLFATVELIDKTVIEVGYVGVVVSYVGPKGQDTSGEDYKHGELVEKGYRGVWKDPLMPGKYAFNTYAGKIVKVPTTNIILKWISNQTGTHRYDENLKEVSLITKDAFEPSLPLAVVLHIDYRKAPLVVQRFGDLKMLVEQTLDPMVSAYFKNIGQKKTLIELIQQRDEIQKIASAEMKERFAHYNLELEEVLIGTPMSSPNDNKIDAILEQLRDRQIALEQIETYSRQQKAAEKERELREAEARAAQQKLLTESEINIQIQTNQGKAEYQRSLQEAQKIKALAEAEAEKEARIGIGRAIAIEEQVKAYGGPQYQVLQDVMGKFTQALEKTGIDIVPETVVSMGEKSSSVSFNAFEMLLTLLLTKELGVEFKAKETEDENVKKIKQEILNSILLAKEDEKEEKTEQVSQGLQQQSNVS, encoded by the coding sequence ATGATTGAAATTTTAATTATGCTTGGTATTTTGCTGGTAGCAGTTTATCTACTTTTAAAGCTCATAGGTCTTCGAGTGATTCCGAATGACAAAGTGGGTATTGTCGAAAAATGGTGGTCTTTCAAAGGTTCACTGGATGAACAGATTATAGCGCTACATGGCGAAGCAGGCTTTCAGCCAGAGGTTTTAAGAGGTGGTATTCATTTTAGGACACCGCTTATGTACAAAGTTCATATTGTTCCGCTTGTTACAATTCCGCAGGGTCAAATTGGTTATGTGTTTGCAAGAGATGGGAAACCGCTCGAGCCTACTCAGACGCTCGGCAGAGTTGTTCCAGAGTGCAATAATTTCCAAGATGTACGTGCATTTTTAGAAAATGGAGGACAAAGAGGACCTCAAAGGGCAATATTGAGAGAAGGAACATATGCTTTTAACCTTGCTCAGTTTATAGTCATCACAGAAGATAAGATTTACTATCTCCCGATGGGCAACAAAGAGGAAAAAGAGATGATAGAGAAGATGGTCCAGACTTTAAAATCACGAAATGCATTCAGGCCGATTGTAATAACAGAGGACAAGGTTGGGATTGTAACTGTACACGACGGACCATCACTTCCAAGTGGTGATATTGTCGCACCGACGGTTGGCGATGACCCATCTGACCCTGAGACTTATCACAACAACTTCCAGGACCCTGAAAAGTTTTTAAAAGCAGGGGGATTTCGTGGAAGACAGCTTCAGGTTCTTGTTGAGGGGACATACTTTATAAACCGCCTGTTTGCAACAGTTGAGCTGATAGACAAAACGGTAATTGAAGTTGGATATGTAGGAGTTGTTGTATCATATGTTGGTCCAAAAGGGCAGGATACATCTGGTGAGGACTACAAACATGGTGAGCTTGTTGAAAAAGGATACAGAGGTGTTTGGAAAGATCCTCTGATGCCTGGAAAATACGCATTTAACACCTACGCTGGCAAAATTGTAAAGGTTCCCACTACAAACATAATTCTAAAATGGATAAGTAACCAGACAGGTACGCACCGCTATGACGAAAACCTCAAAGAAGTAAGTTTAATCACAAAAGATGCGTTTGAACCGTCGCTACCATTGGCAGTTGTTCTACACATAGACTACAGGAAAGCTCCTTTGGTTGTCCAGAGATTTGGAGATTTGAAGATGCTTGTTGAACAGACTCTTGACCCGATGGTATCTGCATACTTTAAAAATATAGGGCAGAAAAAGACCCTCATTGAGCTCATTCAGCAAAGAGATGAGATTCAAAAGATAGCATCAGCTGAGATGAAAGAGAGATTTGCTCATTACAACTTAGAGCTTGAAGAGGTTTTGATAGGAACACCAATGTCATCTCCAAACGACAACAAGATAGACGCAATTTTAGAGCAGCTTCGCGACAGGCAAATTGCTCTTGAGCAGATAGAGACGTACTCACGCCAGCAAAAAGCAGCTGAAAAAGAAAGAGAGCTCAGAGAGGCAGAAGCTCGGGCTGCCCAGCAAAAACTTTTGACAGAGTCTGAGATAAATATTCAGATTCAGACAAACCAAGGAAAGGCAGAATATCAGAGGTCACTTCAAGAAGCTCAAAAGATAAAAGCCTTGGCTGAGGCAGAAGCAGAAAAAGAAGCACGAATTGGTATTGGTCGGGCAATTGCAATAGAAGAACAGGTAAAGGCATATGGTGGACCTCAGTATCAAGTTCTGCAGGATGTCATGGGCAAGTTTACTCAGGCTTTAGAGAAAACTGGTATTGATATAGTTCCTGAGACAGTTGTTTCAATGGGTGAAAAATCATCTTCAGTTTCATTTAATGCGTTTGAAATGCTACTCACTTTGCTTTTGACAAAAGAACTTGGTGTTGAATTCAAGGCAAAAGAGACAGAGGATGAGAATGTCAAAAAGATAAAGCAGGAAATACTAAATTCAATCCTTCTTGCAAAAGAAGATGAAAAAGAAGAGAAAACTGAACAGGTTTCTCAGGGGCTACAGCAGCAAAGTAATGTATCTTAA
- the cmr3 gene encoding type III-B CRISPR module-associated protein Cmr3: MMLKFEFKPFDVLFFGSGKPFNRGDDASSIFPPFSHTFAGAISRKLTTFFKIDSSKAIKFIYGPFVKKLSVTSKEETIFFSIPSNIYTTRKEDNSNFFCILNPLENQALKLFSPQNTNKPNTISTFCVYTKDETEIEPFTGFISIKYLKHWLDGSLENKLSDTHNDTENKRNIIKLDEICQNDERIGIKMNYKQGTVEKESGVYRISFKKLKIEPAEEFSFVVWVEFNLEDENIKKANIGYDQIKAIFEKQPRVLKVGGESKIVFYKIEEVSFFDEIKELLEIENTFVGFLKFENNSLSILPEKIIKIEKGEKVQILFLTQGVFDNFLPDLLNKCGFRTTSMTMNSCLNVTLYSSKITRFFSKAIPAGTVIWAVAEKDIEISSENTSSLSKNSFIGSNLVLIRKEKTKK; encoded by the coding sequence ATGATGCTAAAATTTGAATTTAAACCCTTTGATGTCCTGTTTTTTGGAAGTGGAAAACCTTTTAACAGGGGAGATGATGCAAGTTCTATCTTTCCCCCGTTTTCGCATACCTTTGCTGGAGCAATATCAAGAAAACTTACAACTTTTTTCAAGATAGACTCTTCAAAGGCGATAAAATTTATATATGGCCCTTTTGTAAAAAAGCTTTCAGTAACATCCAAGGAGGAAACCATATTTTTTTCTATACCTTCAAATATATATACTACCAGAAAAGAAGATAATTCTAATTTTTTCTGCATATTAAACCCATTAGAAAATCAAGCATTGAAGCTATTTTCTCCTCAAAATACTAATAAGCCAAATACAATCTCTACATTTTGTGTTTACACTAAGGATGAAACTGAAATTGAACCTTTCACAGGATTTATTTCAATAAAATATTTAAAACATTGGTTAGACGGTTCGTTAGAAAATAAACTTTCAGATACGCATAATGACACTGAAAATAAAAGAAACATTATTAAGCTTGATGAGATATGTCAAAACGATGAGCGAATTGGTATAAAAATGAATTATAAACAGGGAACTGTTGAAAAAGAAAGCGGAGTTTACAGAATATCTTTTAAAAAACTCAAAATTGAGCCTGCAGAAGAGTTCTCGTTTGTTGTGTGGGTAGAATTTAATCTTGAAGATGAAAATATCAAAAAAGCAAATATAGGATATGACCAAATAAAGGCTATCTTTGAAAAACAACCACGTGTGCTAAAAGTTGGCGGTGAGTCAAAAATAGTATTTTACAAGATTGAAGAAGTTTCATTTTTTGATGAAATAAAAGAGCTTCTTGAAATTGAAAATACCTTTGTTGGATTTTTAAAGTTTGAAAATAATAGTTTATCAATATTGCCTGAGAAAATTATAAAAATAGAAAAAGGCGAAAAAGTTCAAATTTTATTTCTCACACAGGGAGTATTTGATAACTTTTTGCCAGATTTGCTCAACAAATGTGGCTTTAGAACTACAAGCATGACAATGAACAGTTGCCTCAATGTAACACTATATTCATCAAAAATTACAAGATTTTTCTCAAAAGCAATTCCAGCTGGCACAGTAATCTGGGCAGTTGCTGAAAAAGATATTGAAATTTCATCAGAAAATACTTCATCTTTGTCAAAAAATAGCTTTATTGGTTCAAATCTTGTGCTGATTAGAAAGGAGAAAACGAAAAAATGA
- a CDS encoding alpha-amylase family glycosyl hydrolase translates to MSALKKLVDILNNKAKEWDEKNDFRIPKVWDSFGYDGVEKKENNDGTISVNPYKFVAQAIEKAILPCMKNNTDYLQPLSKILSKDNRPSEKSYSSWIEKSSVYGMQIRTFSAWDHDSSRELELENAFDLRDTGTFVKTIALLPIIKRMGFDVIYTLPITKNSTRYKKGEMGSPYAVKNFFELDPVLFDPMADELSIDEQFKALVEACHILDIRFIIDIIPRTSARDSDFILEHPDWFYWIKVEDLKDYGPPKLTLIKEFTKANEENIELIYKDPAVQKHIKKFVPSPDKFDPLKWQSIKERCEKDKNLDFFELIEKEIGITTAPAFSDCLNDPQPPWTDVTYLRLYLDHPVQSAKYVDETQPPYILFDVIRGNIFKGKKPNKELWEKIANIIVHYQKNFGIDGARIDMGHALPKELEDMIISNARKVDPEFCFIAEELSMNAHRKAKESGYDMIIGDLWAREPRYYQGTLKKVLDILLQLEVPVFAACEIPDSPRAASRLGKREFSRFATVLNFFLPNSVPFVTCGQEVYEVQPMNLGLDPQPEGKFMLAKSDPLYGRLAFFDRYALHWTNEGADEMIALIERVAKIRKEYLDFMSKENFFKIPHNSKFVLAFGYKLFTEHGKQYLIVVANADILRKRKVSLDLMKAGLFEVGKGRQIECIYSLKGDRNHVYDFPRVTVDMETLDIKILKIK, encoded by the coding sequence ATGTCAGCTTTAAAGAAGCTTGTTGATATTCTTAATAATAAAGCAAAAGAATGGGATGAGAAAAACGATTTCAGAATACCAAAGGTGTGGGATAGTTTCGGCTATGATGGGGTTGAAAAAAAGGAAAACAATGATGGCACAATCTCAGTAAACCCTTATAAATTTGTTGCACAGGCGATAGAAAAAGCAATTTTGCCTTGTATGAAAAATAATACTGATTATCTTCAGCCACTTTCTAAGATACTTTCTAAGGATAATAGACCTTCAGAAAAAAGTTACAGCAGCTGGATTGAAAAGAGCAGTGTATATGGTATGCAAATTCGTACATTTTCGGCATGGGATCATGATAGTAGTAGAGAACTTGAGCTTGAAAATGCTTTTGATTTAAGAGATACAGGAACATTTGTAAAGACAATTGCACTCTTGCCAATTATAAAAAGAATGGGCTTTGATGTTATTTATACACTTCCAATTACCAAAAACAGCACAAGGTATAAAAAAGGTGAGATGGGCTCGCCTTATGCAGTCAAGAACTTTTTTGAACTTGACCCAGTGCTTTTTGACCCTATGGCTGATGAACTTTCAATAGATGAACAGTTCAAAGCTTTGGTTGAAGCGTGCCATATTCTTGATATAAGGTTTATAATTGATATTATTCCACGCACATCTGCAAGAGATTCTGATTTCATACTGGAACATCCAGACTGGTTTTATTGGATTAAAGTAGAGGATTTGAAAGACTACGGACCACCAAAGTTGACTTTGATAAAAGAGTTTACAAAGGCAAACGAAGAAAACATTGAACTTATATACAAAGACCCGGCTGTGCAAAAGCACATTAAAAAGTTTGTGCCATCACCTGACAAGTTTGATCCCCTAAAATGGCAGAGTATAAAAGAAAGGTGCGAAAAAGACAAAAACCTTGACTTTTTCGAGCTAATTGAAAAAGAGATTGGGATAACTACTGCACCAGCTTTTTCAGATTGTCTTAATGACCCGCAGCCACCTTGGACAGATGTGACATATTTGAGGCTTTATCTTGACCATCCTGTACAGTCTGCAAAGTATGTGGATGAAACCCAGCCGCCGTATATTCTTTTTGATGTTATAAGAGGAAATATCTTTAAAGGAAAAAAACCAAACAAAGAACTTTGGGAAAAAATTGCAAACATTATTGTACATTATCAAAAAAACTTTGGTATAGATGGTGCAAGGATTGACATGGGTCACGCTCTTCCAAAAGAGCTGGAAGATATGATAATTTCAAATGCCAGAAAAGTAGACCCTGAATTTTGCTTTATTGCAGAAGAACTTTCGATGAATGCGCACAGGAAAGCAAAAGAGTCAGGGTATGACATGATAATAGGTGATCTTTGGGCAAGAGAGCCACGATACTATCAAGGAACGCTAAAAAAGGTTTTGGATATACTTTTGCAGCTTGAAGTTCCTGTTTTTGCGGCATGTGAAATCCCAGACAGTCCGCGCGCAGCTTCAAGGCTTGGGAAAAGAGAATTTTCACGGTTTGCGACAGTTTTAAATTTCTTTTTACCAAACAGCGTGCCTTTTGTTACGTGCGGGCAGGAAGTTTATGAAGTTCAGCCAATGAACTTAGGTCTTGACCCGCAACCAGAAGGCAAATTTATGCTTGCTAAATCAGACCCTCTTTATGGTAGACTTGCGTTTTTTGACAGATACGCTCTTCACTGGACAAACGAAGGTGCAGATGAAATGATAGCTTTAATTGAAAGAGTAGCTAAGATAAGAAAAGAATATTTGGACTTTATGAGCAAAGAAAACTTTTTCAAGATTCCTCACAACAGCAAATTTGTCTTAGCATTTGGATACAAACTTTTTACTGAACATGGAAAACAGTACCTGATTGTAGTTGCAAATGCCGATATTTTGCGAAAAAGAAAAGTCAGTTTGGATTTAATGAAAGCAGGTTTATTTGAGGTAGGAAAAGGAAGGCAAATTGAGTGTATCTATTCTCTAAAAGGAGATAGAAATCATGTTTACGATTTTCCACGCGTTACAGTTGATATGGAAACTCTTGATATAAAAATTTTAAAGATAAAATAA
- the cmr4 gene encoding type III-B CRISPR module RAMP protein Cmr4 yields MFKDVILTTYYCETPLHMGSGQSISYVDLPIQREKHTDFPVIWSSSIKGVARDRALRSGWSKTKLLYIFGSEADESPDNLVSSCISFTDAKILFYPVRSAKGIFAWITCPFVIKRFIQEIEGAGILCNNHDVLNAIINWITYIETPISQNKVVLLDSSAYIKNTSEKVMLEEFEFSSEVKSDTVIINFYKDILPTNILTEELEKRLAIVPDDIFSVFVKYAVEIRTRIRIDQTTGVVEDKALFTEELLPSESIFYGFVFTTDPFFGIDNDLYNILTSSFIDWEKLGNSVSSEKLNILKEAAGEKSENGANKTENRYLSSKDVINQLEKLLDNGLLQLGADSTLGRGFVKVKTTSILFSNSKDKQEAES; encoded by the coding sequence ATGTTTAAAGATGTAATCTTGACCACATATTATTGTGAGACTCCTCTACATATGGGTTCTGGACAGAGTATATCATACGTAGACCTGCCAATTCAAAGAGAAAAACACACAGATTTCCCTGTTATCTGGTCAAGCAGTATCAAAGGTGTTGCCAGAGATAGGGCTTTGAGAAGCGGATGGAGTAAAACAAAACTTTTATATATTTTTGGTTCTGAAGCAGATGAATCTCCTGACAATTTAGTTTCATCTTGTATAAGCTTTACTGATGCAAAAATACTTTTTTACCCTGTTCGTTCAGCAAAAGGCATCTTTGCTTGGATAACTTGCCCATTTGTCATAAAAAGATTTATCCAAGAAATAGAAGGTGCAGGTATTTTATGTAATAATCATGACGTGTTAAATGCAATAATTAACTGGATTACTTATATAGAAACTCCTATATCTCAAAACAAAGTGGTGTTGCTTGACAGCAGTGCCTATATAAAGAATACTTCAGAAAAAGTAATGCTGGAAGAATTTGAATTCTCATCAGAAGTTAAAAGTGATACTGTAATTATTAACTTTTATAAAGATATCCTTCCAACAAATATACTTACAGAAGAACTTGAAAAGAGATTAGCAATAGTCCCAGATGATATTTTTTCAGTTTTTGTTAAATATGCTGTTGAAATTAGAACTCGAATAAGAATAGACCAAACAACAGGTGTTGTTGAGGATAAAGCACTATTTACCGAAGAACTTTTGCCTTCAGAGAGTATTTTTTACGGATTTGTTTTTACAACTGACCCGTTTTTCGGTATTGATAATGATTTATATAACATATTGACATCTTCTTTTATTGATTGGGAAAAATTGGGTAATTCTGTTTCCTCTGAAAAGTTAAATATATTAAAAGAAGCAGCTGGAGAAAAAAGTGAAAATGGAGCTAATAAAACAGAGAACAGGTATTTGTCTTCTAAAGATGTTATCAATCAACTTGAGAAACTACTTGATAATGGACTTCTTCAACTTGGTGCAGATTCAACTCTTGGAAGAGGTTTTGTAAAGGTAAAAACTACATCAATACTGTTTTCAAACTCCAAAGATAAGCAGGAGGCAGAGAGCTAA
- the cmr1 gene encoding type III-B CRISPR module RAMP protein Cmr1, with amino-acid sequence MREYTFYCEVVTPLFMGGSKPKNLELRSQSFNGLFRYWFRIGGGGDLEDEKRIFGLGGNNARKGLVQIIVVEESSAELKKGFYYLSNFLERSGRENSFFPPGQQFKLIFRFSPLATEDDIKKFFCSVWLAVNLGNFGARSRRGFGSVKITKIEGADSIFDFLQFTPQPSLKDWFNNNLNVIKSTLFSKERECIPCLFNNSVEIYYLKKDNLENSYNKWVAKIYENRKSNKYIPNLKTSDFHLDNPLKALSFMGCLLMGFRSYYLPDYENLISAIRNPTFAANKGIIIERAVFGLPLTFRIGESNYFVNAYDNKKDTNNKKDTNSRRASPLWFKILSNSLNSVECLFVVMKSDFLPNNMEINLKIQQNKIKCLTNNWNAIDTFINTLKSYGIIDNI; translated from the coding sequence ATGAGGGAATATACCTTTTACTGTGAGGTTGTAACTCCTCTTTTTATGGGTGGGAGCAAACCAAAAAATTTAGAATTAAGAAGTCAGTCTTTTAACGGGCTTTTTAGGTATTGGTTTCGAATTGGAGGAGGAGGAGATTTAGAAGATGAAAAAAGAATATTTGGTTTGGGAGGAAATAATGCCAGAAAAGGACTTGTGCAGATAATAGTTGTTGAAGAATCTTCTGCTGAATTGAAAAAAGGCTTTTATTATCTGAGTAATTTTTTAGAAAGATCAGGTCGAGAAAATTCTTTTTTCCCACCTGGTCAACAGTTTAAGTTAATCTTTCGTTTTTCACCTTTAGCAACAGAAGATGATATAAAAAAGTTCTTTTGTAGTGTTTGGCTTGCTGTAAACCTTGGTAATTTTGGTGCAAGATCAAGAAGAGGTTTTGGTTCTGTAAAAATTACCAAAATAGAAGGTGCTGATTCAATATTTGATTTTCTCCAGTTTACTCCTCAACCTTCATTAAAAGATTGGTTTAATAATAATCTTAATGTGATAAAAAGTACTTTGTTTTCAAAAGAAAGGGAGTGCATTCCTTGTTTGTTTAACAATAGTGTTGAAATATATTATCTAAAAAAAGACAACTTAGAAAATTCCTATAATAAATGGGTTGCTAAAATATATGAAAATAGAAAAAGCAACAAATATATACCGAATTTAAAAACATCAGATTTTCATTTGGATAACCCTTTAAAAGCATTGTCGTTTATGGGCTGTTTACTTATGGGATTTAGAAGCTATTATCTGCCTGATTATGAAAATTTAATTTCTGCAATTAGAAATCCTACGTTTGCAGCAAATAAGGGAATAATAATTGAAAGGGCAGTGTTTGGTTTGCCTTTGACTTTTAGAATTGGGGAAAGCAATTATTTTGTAAACGCGTATGACAATAAAAAAGACACTAATAATAAAAAAGACACTAATAGTAGACGGGCATCACCTTTGTGGTTCAAAATATTGTCAAATTCTTTAAACAGCGTCGAATGTTTGTTTGTAGTAATGAAGTCTGATTTTTTACCAAATAACATGGAAATAAACTTAAAAATCCAACAAAATAAAATAAAATGTTTAACAAATAATTGGAACGCTATAGATACTTTTATTAATACGTTAAAAAGTTATGGAATAATTGATAATATTTAG